The following nucleotide sequence is from Streptomyces bathyalis.
CGGCACTCCCGTCCCCACGGAACGCACCGCGCGCGACCTGCTGGCCGCCCTCGGCCCTGACCCCGTCCCGGCCGGAGCCGACGAGGACGAGCTGACCGGGACGCTCCGGACGGAGCTGGGGCGCCGGAAGGTGCTGCTGCTCCTGGACGATGTGACCCTGCCCGAGCAGGTACTCGACCTGCTTCCCGACACCCGTGACTGCCTCGTCGTCGCCGTCGCCGCCGGGCCGCTGACCGGAGTGCCGGACGTGCGGCCCTGCACCGTCGGAGGGCTGGACCGCGACGCCGCCGTGTCGCTCCTCGCCTCACGGGCCGGCGCCCCGCACCGGACGACCGTCGATCCGCGCAGCGCCGAACTCGTCGCCGCGGCCTGCGGATACCTGCCCGCCGCCCTCGTCCTGGCGGGCGGATGGCTCGCCGCACGGCCGAAGCTCTCCGTGGCCGACGCCGCGAAACAGCTCGGCGAACTACCGCAGGCCGACCCGCTGGAGCGCGCCTTCCGGCTCGTCGCCGACTCCCTGCCCAGGACTCCGGCCCGGGTGCTGCGCATGCTGGCTCTGGCCCCGGAGGGCCTCGTCGACGCCCACACGGCCTCGTCGCTCTCGGGCTGTCCGGTGGCTGCCGCCCGCCAGATCCTCGAGGAGTTCCTGCGGCTCGGTCTGCTGCGCACCAGCGCCCTCGCGCCCGGCTGTTACGCGGTGCCGCGCTGCCTGGACCCGCTGCTGCGCGCCGAACTCGCGGAACACGAGGGCCCGGATGAGACGGTGTTCGCCCGCGCGCGGATGCTCGAGCGGACGGTACGGCAGCTGCGGGCCTGCCACGCCGTCACCGAGCCGGAGGGTTCCGAGGCCCGCAAGAGGCTCGCGTTCCTGCCGCGTACGGTCCGCTTCGCCACGCGCCGCGAGGCGCGCGAATGGCTGGAGGCCCGGCGTCCCGCGATACTCGCCGCCGCCCGGCTCGCCGTGGCGGAGGGCGGCGGCAGGCTCGACGGCCTCGCGCGGCGGCTGATCTCCGCACTGGCGCGCGCCTTCGACGCGCATCGCTCGCCCGAGGAGGCGGCCCCGGAGCTGTACCGGCTGCACGAGCTGGTGCTCGACGTCGCCGAACGTGCCGCCCTGCAGCGGGAGCGGGCCGCGGCGCTGCTCAACCTCGGAGACCTGGACGCCCGTACGGGCCGCCACTCCCGGGCCCTCCAGCGCTACAGGGCAGCACTGGAGGCGGCCCGCGACGGTGACGGGAACGAAGGCGGCGGCCGGGAGCGCACGGGCCGAGAGAGCGGCAGCGGCCGTGACGCACGCACACAGGACCATCCCGCGGCCGCACGTGCCCTGGAGTCCATCGGCTCCACCTACGAGGACATGGGCGATCTGGAGCGCGCGGCCGACTGGTACGGCCGCGCCCTCGTCCACCACCAGACCCGCGAAGCCCTTGCCGCAGCGGCCCGGATCCACGGACGCCTGGGCGCCGTGCACACCGCCGCAGGGCGCTTCGGGGAGGCAGTGCGCGAGTGGCGTGCGGCGGCGGCGAACTTCCGGAGGCTGGGCGACGCGGGCGCCCACGCCCGCGCGCTGGCGGAACTCGCGAGGGTCCACGAGCGTGCCGGACGTCCGCAGGAGACGGTGCGTGTGTGCCGTCAGGCCCTCCAGGTCGCGCAGGAGGCGGACGACGTGCGACTGCGGGCGGCCCTGCTGCTCAGGCTCGCCGACGCCTGCGACCGGACGGGAGACGTACGGACGGGCAGAAAGCACCGCCGCGCGGCCGATGAGCTGCTGGATTCGCACAACCTGACGGTCCACGTGGAGTAGACCTAAGAAACCAATAGCCAGAACTGAAAAGATTCCTTGTTTGTAAGGCTGGACAGCGCGCGATCCTTCATTAGACTGGCTGAGCCGTGGCCGTCCACGCGACAAGCCGGTATATACCTCCCACGTGCTGCCGTATCGGGATGTGCGCCACGGATGCTCCCGCGCCCACAGGTGCGGGCGCTTCCGAAACAACCCGAAGTCAAGGACCGTGATCGACGTGAAGGTCGGCATCCCCCGCGAGGTCAAGAACAACGAGTTCCGCGTGGCCATCACCCCGGCCGGGGCGCACGAACTCGTACGCAACGGACACCAGGTCACGGTGGAGCAAGGAGCCGGACTCGGTTCCTCCATCCCGGACGAGGAGTACGTCGCTGCCGGAGCCACCATCCTGGGCTCCGCCGACGAGGTCTGGGCCACCGCCGACATGCTGCTGAAGGTCAAGGAGCCGGTCGCCGAGGAGTACGGGCGGCTGCGCAAGGACCAGACGCTCTTCACCTATCTCCACCTCGCCGCCTCCAAGGAGTGCACCGACGCGCTCCTGGACTCCGGCACGACGGCCATCGCCTACGAGACGGTCGAGACGAGCAACCGCGCCCTGCCGCTGCTCGCCCCGATGTCCGAGGTCGCCGGCCGCATCGCCCCTCAGGTCGGCGCGTACCACCTGATGCGTTCCGCCGGCGGGCGCGGTGTGCTGCCCGGCGGCGTGCCGGGCGTGCAGGCCGGGCGTGCCGTCGTCATCGGCGGCGGTGTATCCGGCTGGAACGCCACGCAGATCGCCATCGGGCTGGGCTTCCATGTCACGCTCCTCGACAAGGACGTCAACAAGCTCCGCGAGGCCGACCGGATCTTCGGCACCAAGGTGCGCACGGTCGCCTCCAACGCATACGAGCTGGAGCGTGCCGTCCTCGAGGCGGACCTGGTCGTCGGCGCGGTGCTGATCCCGGGTGCGAAGGCGCCGAAGCTGGTGAGCAACGAGCTCGTCTCCCGCATGAAGCCGGGAAGTGTTCTTGTCGACATCGCGATCGACCAGGGTGGCTGCTTCGAGGACGCCCGGCCGACCACACACGCCGAACCGACCTTCCAGGTGCACGAGTCGGTCTTCTACTGCGTCGCGAACATGCCGGGCGCGGTGCCCAGCACGTCGACGTACGCGCTGACCAACGCGACGCTTCCCTACATCGTCGAGCTGGCCAACTGCGGCTGGCGGAACGCCCTTCGGCAGGACGCGACCCTGGCCAAGGGGCTCAACGTCCATGACGGGGAGGTCTTCTACGGACCCGTCGCCGAGGCGCACGGTCTCGGCAGCCGCGAACTCGGCACGCTGCTCGGCTGATTCGGCACGTCAACAGCGCAAGTCAATGCCGCCGACCTGCCATTGAGGGCATGTCACCGGATGTCACCGGCCCTGCTGCCGCCACCGCGACGGCAGGGCCGGTGACGGCTTTCCGGGGCTGTGACAACCGCTCAACCACGGGCCCGGACCGCCCCGTTCGCGGGTCTTCGGGCCGTCCCGCGGCCCGCCCGGACGGGCTCCGTGGGCCACATTGGCTCTTGACATCGAAGTGTTCGCAGCTCGACACATCGTGCCGTCTCCGGTGGATTGTGTTGCTGCGAACGGCCGACACGCCATAGAGTCGCCAATCATCGGCATGGTGTCACGCTGATCTGTCTAGAAGTTTCCTGGTCACCAAGGAGGTAGGACGACTTGTGAATGAGTCGACATTTTCTCCCGGGGGTGGTCAACCAGGAGCACCTGCGCGGGGCCAGGGGTCCTCGGGGTCCGAGGATGTCGGCTCCGTCGCTGTCCGCACCTTCGCCGCCCACCAGAACGCATCACCGACCACGACAGCCCAACAGAGCATGGACGGCCGCCAAGTGAACGCCATGGCCGGCAACTCGGCGGGCGACGAGTCCGCCGAACTCGC
It contains:
- the ald gene encoding alanine dehydrogenase; this encodes MKVGIPREVKNNEFRVAITPAGAHELVRNGHQVTVEQGAGLGSSIPDEEYVAAGATILGSADEVWATADMLLKVKEPVAEEYGRLRKDQTLFTYLHLAASKECTDALLDSGTTAIAYETVETSNRALPLLAPMSEVAGRIAPQVGAYHLMRSAGGRGVLPGGVPGVQAGRAVVIGGGVSGWNATQIAIGLGFHVTLLDKDVNKLREADRIFGTKVRTVASNAYELERAVLEADLVVGAVLIPGAKAPKLVSNELVSRMKPGSVLVDIAIDQGGCFEDARPTTHAEPTFQVHESVFYCVANMPGAVPSTSTYALTNATLPYIVELANCGWRNALRQDATLAKGLNVHDGEVFYGPVAEAHGLGSRELGTLLG